One region of Camelina sativa cultivar DH55 chromosome 6, Cs, whole genome shotgun sequence genomic DNA includes:
- the LOC104792071 gene encoding non-functional pseudokinase ZED1-like isoform X2, translating into MDWLRTKTIGAKTRQRNVKENGAVVLKQLIECCDAKCNPIKNFSYGQIIKATDNFCQSNRASRIDVYYRCYKGMLDDRLVLIKKVFEYAEIITLGPLLASHPGNLRRIKIAREVANALTYLHTAFSRAFIHSNLDPFTIFLDGNGVTKLGNFCNCIPIPEGETFVHDDTLQKYHEFRHNTLKGTHGLGVCNLPVIDPDYKSTGKVTTKTDMHSFGAFMLALVQIKEVDDELSLSSDMLRAFSDLFIKPYDDTRFPLHHHVTKILRKFGYAEVVDSDMSDPAAWPVKAFLRLALRCIGGSNLGDPLTSMLQVAKELRLIEKSTNWS; encoded by the exons ATGGATTGGTTGAGAACAAAAACAATCGGAGCCAAGACACGCCAGAGAAATGTCAAGGAGAATGGTGCGGTTGTTCTGAAACAGCTGATTGAATGTTGTGATGCAAAATGCAATCCTATCAAGAACTTTTCTTACGGTCAGATCATCAAAGCAACAGATAACTTCTGCCAAAGTAACCGTGCTTCCCGGATTGATGTTTATTACCGTTGCTATAAAGGCATGCTCGATGACCGTCTAGTACTCATCAAGAAAG TTTTTGAGTATGCAGAGATTATAACTCTTGGTCCACTGCTTGCATCTCATCCTGGAAATCTGAGGAGGATAAAGATAGCAAGAGAGGTTGCAAACGCTTTGACTTACCTTCACACAGCATTCTCAAGGGCTTTCATCCATTCAAATCTAGATCCTTTCACAATTTTCTTAGATGGAAATGGGGTTACAAAGCTTGGGAACTTCTGCAACTGTATCCCAATCCCTGAGGGAGAGACATTTGTTCATGATGATACATTGCAAAAATACCATGAGTTTAGGCACAATACATTAAAGGGAACACATGGGCTTGGTGTATGTAACTTACCTGTCATTGATCCGGATTACAAGTCAACTGGAAAGGTCACGACAAAGACTGATATGCACAGCTTTGGAGCATTCATGCTAGCTCTTGTACAGATAAAGGAAGTTGATGATGAGCTATCCCTATCTTCGGATATGCTGAGAGCATTTTCTGACTTGTTCATCAAACCTTATGACGATACTCGTTTCCCGCTTCACCATCATGTTACTAAGATACTGAGAAAGTTTGGGTATGCAGAGGTTGTAGATTCAGATATGAGTGATCCAGCTGCTTGGCCTGTTAAAGCCTTTCTTAGATTAGCGTTGAGATGCATTGGAGGCAGCAACTTAGGAGACCCGTTGACTAGCATGCTTCAAGTGGCTAAAGAGCTCAGGCTGATTGAGAAATCTACAAATTGGAGTTGA
- the LOC104699186 gene encoding non-functional pseudokinase ZED1-like, translating to MESMTKRLKQYLRYGTVKKKERSMKKKERWFLENGSVFLKELIAGCNGKSIPIRSFTSSDILKATSNFDSSCFVAQEGFYIWYRGVIEDRSYMIKRFSEYKVTDYRVGEVYKDIVLSARMSNHNNFLKLLGCCLEFPFPVLVFEYAEYGVLNHRGGVMINGEESLLPLSLRLKIGKEIANALAYLHMAFPKIIIYRDVKPMHVFLDENWTAKLSDLSFSISLDEGKSQIEAEDVLGTYGYLDPLYFATRLVTEYTDVYSFGVFLMVIMTGRSVYFTGSDGYIVSIRGYVKGLYENGKLSEVICPMMMKDITSAQRVQVEACVLLALRCCEERDEDRPKMIQVAKEFKRIETSI from the coding sequence ATGGAATCGATGACGAAGAGATTGAAGCAATATCTGAGATATGGGACCGtgaaaaagaaggaaagaagcatgaagaagaaggagagatggTTCTTGGAGAACGGAAGCGTCTTCTTGAAAGAGCTCATCGCTGGTTGTAATGGTAAATCCATTCCTATACGCAGCTTTACTTCTTCCGATATCTTGAAAGCCACCAGTAATTTCGATTCCAGTTGTTTTGTCGCTCAAGAAGGGTTCTACATATGGTACAGAGGTGTAATCGAAGATAGATCTTACATGATCAAGAGATTCTCCGAGTATAAAGTTACTGATTACAGAGTTGGGGAGGTTTATAAAGACATTGTCCTGTCTGCTCGGATGAGCAACCACaacaattttcttaaactaTTAGGATGTTGTCTTGAGTTCCCTTTTCCGGTTCTTGTGTTTGAATATGCTGAATATGGAGTTTTGAATCACAGAGGAGGTGTTATGATTAACGGGGAGGAATCTTTATTGCCTTTGAGTTTAAGGTTGAAGATTGGGAAGGAGATTGCAAATGCCTTGGCTTATCTTCACATGGCGTTTCCTAAGATCATCATTTATAGAGATGTTAAGCCAATGCATGTTTTCTTAGACGAGAACTGGACTGCAAAGTTGTCTGATCTATCTTTCTCAATATCGCTTGACGAGGGAAAGTCACAGATAGAAGCTGAAGACGTGCTTGGTACATATGGGTACCTTGATCCATTGTACTTTGCAACTAGACTTGTGACAGAATATACCGATGTGTACAGCTTTGGAGTCTTTTTGATGGTTATTATGACTGGCAGATCGGTTTACTTCACCGGATCTGATGGGTACATTGTAAGTATTCGTGGATATGTAAAAGGCTTATATGAGAATGGGAAGCTCAGTGAAGTCATATGTCCTATGATGATGAAAGACATTACAAGTGCTCAAAGAGTACAGGTGGAAGCTTGTGTTTTACTTGCTCTGAGATGCTGTGAGGAGAGGGATGAAGACAGACCGAAGATGATTCAGGTAGCTAAAGAATTCAAACGGATTGAGACATCAATTTGA
- the LOC104792071 gene encoding non-functional pseudokinase ZED1-like isoform X1, with amino-acid sequence MDWLRTKTIGAKTRQRNVKENGAVVLKQLIECCDAKCNPIKNFSYGQIIKATDNFCQSNRASRIDVYYRCYKGMLDDRLVLIKKGKYTLDMKEICRDIAISSMVSGHKNFLKLLGCCLEFTPPVLVFEYAEIITLGPLLASHPGNLRRIKIAREVANALTYLHTAFSRAFIHSNLDPFTIFLDGNGVTKLGNFCNCIPIPEGETFVHDDTLQKYHEFRHNTLKGTHGLGVCNLPVIDPDYKSTGKVTTKTDMHSFGAFMLALVQIKEVDDELSLSSDMLRAFSDLFIKPYDDTRFPLHHHVTKILRKFGYAEVVDSDMSDPAAWPVKAFLRLALRCIGGSNLGDPLTSMLQVAKELRLIEKSTNWS; translated from the coding sequence ATGGATTGGTTGAGAACAAAAACAATCGGAGCCAAGACACGCCAGAGAAATGTCAAGGAGAATGGTGCGGTTGTTCTGAAACAGCTGATTGAATGTTGTGATGCAAAATGCAATCCTATCAAGAACTTTTCTTACGGTCAGATCATCAAAGCAACAGATAACTTCTGCCAAAGTAACCGTGCTTCCCGGATTGATGTTTATTACCGTTGCTATAAAGGCATGCTCGATGACCGTCTAGTACTCATCAAGAAAGGTAAATACACACTTGATATGAAAGAGATATGTCGCGACATAGCGATCTCATCGATGGTGAGTGGTCATAAGAACTTCCTTAAGTTGTTGGGATGTTGTCTTGAGTTCACTCCTCCTGTCTTAGTTTTTGAGTATGCAGAGATTATAACTCTTGGTCCACTGCTTGCATCTCATCCTGGAAATCTGAGGAGGATAAAGATAGCAAGAGAGGTTGCAAACGCTTTGACTTACCTTCACACAGCATTCTCAAGGGCTTTCATCCATTCAAATCTAGATCCTTTCACAATTTTCTTAGATGGAAATGGGGTTACAAAGCTTGGGAACTTCTGCAACTGTATCCCAATCCCTGAGGGAGAGACATTTGTTCATGATGATACATTGCAAAAATACCATGAGTTTAGGCACAATACATTAAAGGGAACACATGGGCTTGGTGTATGTAACTTACCTGTCATTGATCCGGATTACAAGTCAACTGGAAAGGTCACGACAAAGACTGATATGCACAGCTTTGGAGCATTCATGCTAGCTCTTGTACAGATAAAGGAAGTTGATGATGAGCTATCCCTATCTTCGGATATGCTGAGAGCATTTTCTGACTTGTTCATCAAACCTTATGACGATACTCGTTTCCCGCTTCACCATCATGTTACTAAGATACTGAGAAAGTTTGGGTATGCAGAGGTTGTAGATTCAGATATGAGTGATCCAGCTGCTTGGCCTGTTAAAGCCTTTCTTAGATTAGCGTTGAGATGCATTGGAGGCAGCAACTTAGGAGACCCGTTGACTAGCATGCTTCAAGTGGCTAAAGAGCTCAGGCTGATTGAGAAATCTACAAATTGGAGTTGA
- the LOC109124926 gene encoding non-functional pseudokinase ZED1-like, which translates to MLMNDQKMSFWSKKTKKKNLEANQRLRLFQENGKVLLEDLIELCNGKSNPIKTFSANEILEATDNFSESNLVVRFEFMYRGMLQNRPVLIKRAIWNLYKSDTLEKICRDIAVSSMVSGHKNFLKLLGCCLEFEHPVLVCEYAERIPFNTPNPGMFLPWGMRIKIVKEIAIAASYLHTAFSRTMIHTDIQPSNIFLDSNGTAKLSGFCLCVSIPEGETFVKVHADRVEGTLDYLEYNYAATGLITEYTDVFSFGVLLQNFFTSMYGVVDCCCSEDESLFEEFEDKQNVMNMRISDRVSKFVEEGRIFEMLDPNILESIGDDVTEEHKIRLMEAVLTLSLRCTGHRGDVPKMMEAAKELKKIERWTESGFYKI; encoded by the coding sequence ATGCTGATGAATGATCAGAAGATGAGTTTTTGGAgtaagaagacgaagaagaagaacttagaAGCAAATCAACGGCTAAGATTGTTCCAAGAGAACGGGAAGGTACTCTTAGAAGATCTCATCGAGCTTTGCAACGGCAAATCCAATCCAATTAAAACCTTCTCTGCTAACGAAATCCTCGAAGCCACTGATAACTTCAGCGAGAGCAATCTCGTGGTTCGGTTCGAGTTCATGTACAGAGGTATGCTCCAAAACCGTCCTGTTCTGATCAAAAGAGCCATATGGAATTTATACAAATCTGATACATTAGAAAAGATTTGTCGTGACATTGCGGTCTCGTCAATGGTGAGTGGTCACAAGAATTTTCTCAAATTGTTAGGTTGCTGTCTTGAATTTGAGCATCCGGTCTTAGTTTGTGAGTATGCAGAACGTATACCTTTCAATACTCCAAACCCGGGAATGTTTTTGCCATGGGGAATGAGGATAAAAATTGTGAAAGAGATTGCAATTGCTGCTTCTTACCTTCACACCGCGTTTTCAAGAACTATGATTCATACGGATATACAACCTTCTAACATTTTCTTGGATTCAAATGGGACAGCAAAGTTAAGTGGGTTTTGTCTTTGTGTGTCAATACCAGAAGGAGAGACATTTGTTAAGGTTCATGCTGATAGAGTAGAAGGAACATTAGATTACCTTGAGTACAACTATGCGGCCACCGGATTGATCACTGAGTATACCGATGTTTTTAGCTTTGGAGTGTTGTTGCAAAACTTTTTCACGAGTATGTATGGAGTGGTTGATTGTTGCTGCAGTGAAGATGAGAGTCTATTTGAAGAGTTTGAAGACAAACAAAATGTCATGAATATGAGGATTTCAGATAGGGTATCCAAATTTGTGGAAGAGGGAAGAATCTTTGAGATGTTGGATCCAAATATATTGGAAAGTATAGGTGACGATGTAACCGAAGAACACAAGATACGGCTGATGGAAGCAGTCCTAACGCTCTCACTCAGATGCACTGGTCATAGAGGTGATGTTCCAAAGATGATGGAAGCTGCCAAAGAACTTAAAAAGATTGAGAGATGGACAGAAAGtggtttttacaaaatttaa
- the LOC104792069 gene encoding non-functional pseudokinase ZED1-like translates to MKSMVKKLKQSLRSESFERRKEKEKSSQEERWFLDNGSIFLKELIADCNGKSIPIRSFTSSEILRATNDFDSSSFVTAEGFYVWYKGIIEDRSYMIKRFSEYNVTHYRVAEVYNEIVLSARMSNHNNFLKLLGISLEFSLPVLVFEYAEHGVLNHRGGVTVNGEESFLPLGLRLKIGKEIANAATYLHMAFPKILIHRHIKPRNVFLDKNWNAKLSDFSISINLPEGKSRIEVDCVQGTVGYLDPIYYTTKVVTEYTDVYSFGVFLMVILTGKQALASSRYDGDYKHIGSYVKGFHENGELDGVIDPKVMEDITSAQKELVDACVVLALKCCEVRDENRPKMIQIAKELKQIESLFLRY, encoded by the coding sequence ATGAAATCAATGGTGAAGAAGTTGAAGCAGAGTCTGAGATCTGAATCGTTCGAGAGaaggaaggaaaaagaaaagagcagTCAGGAAGAAAGATGGTTCTTGGACAACGGAAGCATCTTCTTGAAAGAACTTATCGCTGATTGTAATGGTAAATCTATTCCTATACGCAGCTTTACTTCTTCCGAGATCTTAAGAGCTACCAATGACTTCGATTCCAGCTCTTTTGTAACAGCAGAAGGATTCTACGTATGGTACAAAGGTATCATCGAAGATAGATCTTACATGATCAAAAGATTCTCCGAGTACAATGTTACTCATTACAGAGTAGCTGAGGTTTACAACGAGATTGTCTTGTCTGCTCGGATGAGCAACCACAACAACTTTTTAAAGCTATTAGGAATAAGTCTCGAGTTTAGTCTCCCTGTTCTTGTGTTTGAATACGCAGAACATGGAGTTTTGAATCATAGAGGAGGTGTTACGGTTAACGGTGAAGAATCTTTCTTGCCTTTGGGTTTAAGGTTGAAGATTGGAAAAGAGATTGCAAATGCTGCAACTTATCTTCACATGGCGTTCCCTAAGATCCTCATACATAGACACATTAAGCCAAGGAATGTTTTCTTGGACAAGAACTGGAATGCAAAGTTGTCTGATTTCTCAATCTCCATAAACCTCCCTGAGGGAAAATCAAGAATTGAAGTTGATTGCGTTCAAGGAACAGTCGGGTACCTCGATCCAATATATTATACTACGAAAGTTGTGACGGAGTATACCGATGTGTACAGCTTTGGAGTCTTCTTGATGGTTATTCTCACTGGTAAACAAGCTCTCGCATCCAGTAGATATGATGGGGACTACAAACATATTGGTAGCTACGTGAAAGGCTTTCATGAGAATGGGGAACTCGATGGTGTAATAGATCCGAAGGTGATGGAAGACattacaagtgctcaaaaagAGCTTGTGGATGCATGTGTGGTTTTGGCGCTTAAATGTTGCGAGGTGAGAGATGAAAACAGACCGAAGATGATACAAATAGCTAAAGAACTCAAGCAGATTGAGTCATTGTTTTTGAGATACTAG
- the LOC104792072 gene encoding uncharacterized protein LOC104792072 encodes MSHDKLNKYRRIRSAPSPSPSPISIPVETVSRNILRDKIGVFWDIVDCPIPHGHDPFSVYETITSVMAGEGYTDATMEIRVYGGDKDAIPAKLRYDYLAAGVFYQPQVSGGACGRVNQMSRDILIWTIDHPEPSNVMVIGKNVSEDKKFRRVLEALKSRHHNIFFICPNNMHSLELIRPFVLSIRHWGQLFDGRKPIDQAEHS; translated from the exons ATGAGCCATGATAAGCTAAACAAGTACCGCCGAATAAGATCAGCTCCATCGCCATCGCCATCGCCAATTTCAATTCCAGTTGAAACTGTGAGCAGAAATATCTTGA GGGATAAAATAGGTGTCTTCTGGGACATCGTGGATTGTCCCATTCCTCACGGTCACGATCCTTTTTCGGTTTATGAGACTATAACATCAGTTATGGCGGGTGAGGGTTATACTGATGCGACCATGGAAATAAGAGTTTATGGTGGGGACAAGGATGCCATACCTGCAAAATTGCGGTATGACTATCTTGCTGCCGGAGTCTTCTACCAACCCCAAG tttcaggGGGTGCATGTGGGAGAGTTAATCAAATGTCAAGGGACATTCTTATCTGGACAATAGACCATCCTGAACCTTCAAATGTGATGGTAATCGGGAAAAATGTCTCAGAAGACAAGAAGTTCCGCAGAGTTCTCGAAGCTTTGAAATCTAGAcatcacaatatttttttcatatgcCCTAACAATATGCACTCATTAGAATTGATTCGTCCTTTTGTACTCTCAATAAGGCATTGGGGACAACTATTTGATGGACGAAAACCAATCGACCAAGCCGAGCATAGCTGA
- the LOC109133355 gene encoding non-functional pseudokinase ZED1-like, whose translation MRLYFGAEIDDEIILEKEEDCGRQAEVYNDIVLSTQVSNQSSFLKLLGCSLEFHLPVIVFEYPENGVLNERGGFGCEDGPLLPWNVRLKIAVTYLHTAFSRIIIHRDIKPTNVFLDRNWSAKLTDFTFSVSPPEGKSWIEDEVMGTFGYMDPVYYTTGLVTEYIDVFSFGAFMLVLLLGRPAILVGTSGVHCNILGYVKDLQERGESVEFGINDLNDVRCSQMKMFLELALRCCEERNEDRPKMILVAKEIKLIEGLLDC comes from the exons ATGAGACTG TATTTTGGAGCTGAAATCGACGATGAGATCATcttggagaaggaagaagactgTGGAAGACAAGC agaggTTTACAACGACATTGTCTTATCTACTCAGGTAAGCAATCAAAGTAGTTTTCTCAAACTCTTGGGTTGTTCTCTCGAGTTTCACCTTCCTGTTATAGTGTTTGAATACCCAGAGAATGGAGTTTTGAACGAGCGAGGAGGTTTTGGTTGCGAGGATGGTCCATTGTTGCCTTGGAATGTTCGGTTGAAGATTGCTGTGACTTATCTTCACACAGCTTTCTCTAGGATTATTATACATAGAGATATCAAGCCGACGAATGTTTTCTTGGATAGGAACTGGTCGGCTAAGCTGACTGATTTCACGTTTTCTGTGTCACCCCCTGAGGGTAAGTCTTGGATTGAAGATGAGGTGATGGGAACTTTTGGATACATGGATCCGGTTTACTACACCACGGGTTTAGTGACTGAATATATTGATGTGTTCAGCTTTGGAGCCTTTATGTTGGTTCTTTTGTTGGGAAGACCAGCTATTTTGGTTGGAACAAGTGGGGTTCATTGTAATATTCTTGGTTATGTGAAGGATCTGCAGGAGAGAGGAGAAAGTGTTGAATTTGGGATTAATGATTTGAACGACGTGAGGTGTAGTCAGATGAAAATGTTTCTTGAGCTGGCACTGAGATGCTGTGAGGAGAGGAATGAAGACAGGCCAAAGATGATCTTGGTGGCCAAAGAGATTAAGCTGATAGAAGGATTACTCGATTGTTAA